A window of Grus americana isolate bGruAme1 chromosome 21, bGruAme1.mat, whole genome shotgun sequence contains these coding sequences:
- the C1QB gene encoding complement C1q subcomponent subunit B isoform X2 — protein sequence MVISNQDAGVSCSISRSVQRDVQGPPGQVEHKGDMGEKGEPGMPGHPGKIGPRGPPGSKGLPGPMGPPGPQGDSGDYKATLKSAFSAARTVSSYPRRDLPIRFDRIITNEKGHYENRYGRFTCQVPGIYYFTYHVTSRGNLCLSVKKGRGGSRGEKVVTFCDYVHGSYQVTTGGVVLKMAVNESVWLEPTEKNSLVGIEGSDSIFSGFLIFPEA from the exons ATGGTCATTTCCAATCAGGACGCTGGTGTGTCCTGCTCCATCTCCCGGTCCGTGCAACGAGACGTTCAAG GTCCCCCTGGCCAGGTGGAGCACAAAGGAGAcatgggggagaagggagagccaGGAATGCCGGGGCACCCCGGGAAGATCGGCCCCAGGGGTCCCCCAGGCTCAAAGGGATTACCAGGTCCCATGGGACCCCCTGGTCCTCAGGGGGACTCCGGTGACTACAAGGCCACCCTCAAGTCCGCCTTCTCTGCCGCCAGGACCGTCAGCTCCTACCCACGCCGGGACCTGCCCATCCGCTTCGACCGCATCATCACCAATGAGAAGGGCCACTACGAGAACCGGTATGGCCGCTTCACCTGCCAGGTCCCGGGCATCTACTACTTCACCTACCACGTCACATCCAGGGGCAACCTCTGCCTCAGTGTGAAAAAAGGCCGAGGTGGCAGCAGGGGCGAGAAGGTGGTGACCTTCTGTGACTATGTGCACGGCAGCTACCAGGTCACCACGGGTGGTGTGGTCCTCAAGATGGCAGTGAATGAGTCTGTCTGGCTGGAGCCAACGGAGAAGAACTCCCTGGTGGGGATTGAAGGGTCTGACAGCATCTTCTCTGGTTTCCTCATCTTCCCTGAGGCTTAG
- the C1QB gene encoding complement C1q subcomponent subunit B isoform X1 yields the protein MQTVWAMLICVAGGQLASATLCRTYGTIPGIPGSPGQPGSNGRDGENGPKGEQGPPGQVEHKGDMGEKGEPGMPGHPGKIGPRGPPGSKGLPGPMGPPGPQGDSGDYKATLKSAFSAARTVSSYPRRDLPIRFDRIITNEKGHYENRYGRFTCQVPGIYYFTYHVTSRGNLCLSVKKGRGGSRGEKVVTFCDYVHGSYQVTTGGVVLKMAVNESVWLEPTEKNSLVGIEGSDSIFSGFLIFPEA from the exons ATGCAGACCGTGTGGGCAATGCTGATCTGCGTGGCTGGAGGGCAGCTTGCAAGTGCCACGCTTTGCAGGACCTATGGCACCATCCCAGGCATCCCAGGGTCACCAGGACAGCCTGGCAGCAATGGCAGAGACGGGGAGAATGGCCCAAAGGGTGAACAAG GTCCCCCTGGCCAGGTGGAGCACAAAGGAGAcatgggggagaagggagagccaGGAATGCCGGGGCACCCCGGGAAGATCGGCCCCAGGGGTCCCCCAGGCTCAAAGGGATTACCAGGTCCCATGGGACCCCCTGGTCCTCAGGGGGACTCCGGTGACTACAAGGCCACCCTCAAGTCCGCCTTCTCTGCCGCCAGGACCGTCAGCTCCTACCCACGCCGGGACCTGCCCATCCGCTTCGACCGCATCATCACCAATGAGAAGGGCCACTACGAGAACCGGTATGGCCGCTTCACCTGCCAGGTCCCGGGCATCTACTACTTCACCTACCACGTCACATCCAGGGGCAACCTCTGCCTCAGTGTGAAAAAAGGCCGAGGTGGCAGCAGGGGCGAGAAGGTGGTGACCTTCTGTGACTATGTGCACGGCAGCTACCAGGTCACCACGGGTGGTGTGGTCCTCAAGATGGCAGTGAATGAGTCTGTCTGGCTGGAGCCAACGGAGAAGAACTCCCTGGTGGGGATTGAAGGGTCTGACAGCATCTTCTCTGGTTTCCTCATCTTCCCTGAGGCTTAG
- the C1QC gene encoding complement C1q subcomponent subunit C isoform X1 — protein MLQSTKMGQSFWEQLHLVLALLLLNQGSAETGDAPKSCYGVPGLPGMPGVPGKDGRDGLKGAKGEPGIPATPATRGPKGMKGDPGSPGLPGKTGPIGPPGPPGDPGMMGTAGEPGMPGSYKQKHQSAFSVTRQTSKYPSKNVPVVFNHVITNTNHDYNTTTGKFTCRLPGLYYFIFHTSQTANLCVILYKDGNKMASFCDHKTNTMQVSSGGILLRLGAGNQVWLAVNDYNGMVGIGNSDSIFSGFLLFLD, from the exons atgCTCCAGAGCACCAAAATGGGGCAGAGCTTCTGGGAGCAGCTCCATCTGGTCCTTGCCCTCCTACTCCTGAATCAGGGGTCTGCTGAGACTGGAGATGCCCCCAAAAGCTGCTATGGGGTTCCAGGCCTGCCAGGCATGCCGGGTGTGCCAGGCAAGGATGGCCGGGATGGGCTGAAGGGAGCCAAAGGCGAGCCAG GCATCCCAGCCACTCCTGCAACACGAGGGCCTAAGGGCATGAAAGGGGATCCGGGTAGCCCAGGCTTGCCAGGCAAGACTGGCCCCATCGGTCCCCCTGGTCCCCCCGGAGACCCTGGGATGATGGGCACGGCTGGAGAGCCGGGTATGCCAGGCAGCTACAAGCAGAAACACCAGTCAGCATTTTCAGTGACGAGGCAGACCAGCAAGTATCCCTCAAAGAACGTCCCCGTGGTGTTCAACCATGTCATCACCAACACCAACCATGACTACAACACCACCACGGGCAAGTTCACCTGCAGGCTCCCCGGCCTCTACTACTTCATCTTCCACACCTCGCAGACTGCCAACCTCTGCGTCATCCTGTACAAGGATGGGAACAAGATGGCCAGCTTCTGTGACCACAAGACCAACACCATGCAGGTCAGCTCTGGTGGGATCCTCCTCCGCCTGGGTGCTGGGAACCAGGTCTGGCTGGCAGTGAACGACTACAATGGCATGGTGGGCATTGGCAACTCTGACAGCATCTTCTCGGGCTTCCTGCTCTTCCTGGACTAG
- the C1QC gene encoding complement C1q subcomponent subunit C isoform X2, with amino-acid sequence MGQSFWEQLHLVLALLLLNQGSAETGDAPKSCYGVPGLPGMPGVPGKDGRDGLKGAKGEPGIPATPATRGPKGMKGDPGSPGLPGKTGPIGPPGPPGDPGMMGTAGEPGMPGSYKQKHQSAFSVTRQTSKYPSKNVPVVFNHVITNTNHDYNTTTGKFTCRLPGLYYFIFHTSQTANLCVILYKDGNKMASFCDHKTNTMQVSSGGILLRLGAGNQVWLAVNDYNGMVGIGNSDSIFSGFLLFLD; translated from the exons ATGGGGCAGAGCTTCTGGGAGCAGCTCCATCTGGTCCTTGCCCTCCTACTCCTGAATCAGGGGTCTGCTGAGACTGGAGATGCCCCCAAAAGCTGCTATGGGGTTCCAGGCCTGCCAGGCATGCCGGGTGTGCCAGGCAAGGATGGCCGGGATGGGCTGAAGGGAGCCAAAGGCGAGCCAG GCATCCCAGCCACTCCTGCAACACGAGGGCCTAAGGGCATGAAAGGGGATCCGGGTAGCCCAGGCTTGCCAGGCAAGACTGGCCCCATCGGTCCCCCTGGTCCCCCCGGAGACCCTGGGATGATGGGCACGGCTGGAGAGCCGGGTATGCCAGGCAGCTACAAGCAGAAACACCAGTCAGCATTTTCAGTGACGAGGCAGACCAGCAAGTATCCCTCAAAGAACGTCCCCGTGGTGTTCAACCATGTCATCACCAACACCAACCATGACTACAACACCACCACGGGCAAGTTCACCTGCAGGCTCCCCGGCCTCTACTACTTCATCTTCCACACCTCGCAGACTGCCAACCTCTGCGTCATCCTGTACAAGGATGGGAACAAGATGGCCAGCTTCTGTGACCACAAGACCAACACCATGCAGGTCAGCTCTGGTGGGATCCTCCTCCGCCTGGGTGCTGGGAACCAGGTCTGGCTGGCAGTGAACGACTACAATGGCATGGTGGGCATTGGCAACTCTGACAGCATCTTCTCGGGCTTCCTGCTCTTCCTGGACTAG
- the C1QA gene encoding complement C1q subcomponent subunit A isoform X2, with protein MQIGLWLVTSTLAAVLSTVLPEDGVCRAPDGRDGFPGIPGLDGRPGQKGDMGDPGKSTQRTGIQGLKGDAGEPGPPGIPGNQGYHGLRGPPGFSGLPGPKGNKGKAGNILEQPRPAFSASRRSPPSRGRTVVFDNIITNQESSYSPQTGEFTCLVPGLYYFAYQVVSSGDLCLSITKNGEGVVSFCDYNSRNILQMNSGSSVLSLAMGDRVSVSTDPARGSWIYSGSEADSIFSGFMLFPQMG; from the exons ATGCAAATCGGGCTTTGGCTGGTGACCAGCACCctggcagcagtgctgagcacGGTCCTGCCTGAGGACGGTGTGTGTCGGGCACCGGATGGCAGGGATGGCTTCCCGGGAATCCCCGGCCTTGACGGGAGACCAGGGCAGAAGGGTGACATGGGAGACCCAG GGAAATCAACACAGAGGACGGGCATCCAGGGACTCAAAGGGGATGCAGGCGAGCCGGGGCCTCCCGGCATCCCAGGGAACCAGGGCTACCACGGTCTGCGTGGCCCCCCCGGGTTCTCAGGCCTGCCGGGGCCAAAGGGGAACAAGGGGAAAGCCGGCAATATCCTGGAGCAGCCACGTCCTGCCTTCTCTGCCTCACGGAGGTCCCCACCGTCCAGGGGCAGGACAGTGGTGTTTGACAACATCATCACCAACCAGGAGAGCTCCTACAGCCCCCAGACTGGGGAGTTCACCTGCCTCGTCCCTGGGCTCTACTACTTTGCCTACCAGGTGGTCTCCAGCGGGGACCTCTGCCTGAGCATCACCAAGAACGGGGAGGGCGTGGTCAGCTTCTGCGACTACAACAGCCGCAACATCCTGCAGATGAACTCAGGCAGCAGCGTGCTCAGCCTGGCCATGGGCGACCGGGTCTCCGTGAGCACCGACCCTGCCAGGGGCAGCTGGATTTACAGCGGCTCTGAGGCAGACAGCATCTTCAGCGGCTTCATGCTCTTCCCACAAATGGGCTGA